The Scylla paramamosain isolate STU-SP2022 chromosome 32, ASM3559412v1, whole genome shotgun sequence sequence GCATTTGCgtgttcttcctcatcctctaccAATTCTCCATCTCCGGAAATTCCGACCTGTCGGAAAAGGTaaatcaaattattttttttcgaagcAAAGTAGACATATGGTGATATGATCATTTATGAATAATTCACCTCTTCATTGTATAACCGCTGCtgatcttcctcttctgttccccctcctcctcttgctgctgctgatgtactccctctctgtctttttccCTGGTCCCCATCTATGAAAAAGAAATTGTAACGTTATGTTCACTTGTATAAATTGCTAAGCCGAATAATGATGACTCAACTTCATTTACAAAACAAAGCAGTTCATGAGCAAAGGTGTACGAGAAACAAACCTGTTCATCCCATggtggttgctgctgctgttgtatcCCGTCTCCGTCTTTTTCCCTGGACCCCATCTATGAAAAAGAAATTGTAACGTTTTGTTCACTTCTGTAAATTACCAAGCTGAATAATGACTCAGCTTAATCTATGAAACAAAGCAATTCATGAGCAAAGATGTACGAGAAACAAACCTGTTCATCCCATGatggttgctgctgctgctcttgtacCAAGTCTCCGTCTTTTTCCGTGGATCCCatctataaaaaagaaattgtaACGCTTTGTTCACTTTTGTAGTATAAAGAACTATGAAACAAAGCAATTCATGAGCAAAGATGTACGAGAAACAAACCTGTTCATCccatgatgttgttgttgttgttgttgttgttgtaccccGTCTCCGTCTTTTTCCCTGGGACCCATCTATGAAAAAGATATTATAAGATTTTGTTCACTTCTGTTAAATTGCCAAGCCGAATAATATATAAAGGACCCATCTATGAAACAAAGCAATTCATGAGCAAAGATGTACGAGAAACAAACCTGTTCATCCCatgatggttgttgttgctgctgctgttgctgctgttgtaccCCCCGCTCCGTCTTTTTCCCTGGGACCCATCTATGAAAAAGAAATTGTAACGTTTTGTTCACGTCTGTAAATTGCCAAGCCGAATAAGGTTTAAAGGGCTTACTTTATTTATGAAACAAAGCAATTCGTGAGCAAAGATGTACGAAAAACAAACCTGTTCATCCCATGATggtttctgttgctgctgctgctgttctatCCCCGCTCCGTCTTCTTCCTCAATCTCCatctatgaaaaaaatgtaatattttGTTCACTTCTGTAAACCGCCTAGCTGAATAACGTGTAAAGGACTCACTTCATCTATGAAACAAAGCAATTCATGAGCAAAGATGTACGAGAAACAAACCTGTTTATCCCatggttgttgttcttgttgttgctgttgttgttgctgttcagtCCCTTCGTAGTCAGTCTCctggaaaaaaatagtttgggTTACTTGTGTAAAACAATCAACCTACCAAAATTCTCTAATCTGTCAAACTGAATTTCATaattaagataaaaaacacaATTTCTTACCCGTTCTGTGATTTTCATAGGTGATGCGTGCTTCTGCCCGAACATTGCTTCGTAGGGAGACATTCCATTTAGTCTATGGTTGACAGTATTTTTGGTCCATTGCACCTGCTTGAGTAAGTCCATCCAGTTGTAAGTGTTCTTCTCCCGCATCAATCCCCATAACATCATTTTTATGTCGCTGTTGGCCTTTTCCACAGATCCCTGGCTCTGAGGATGTCTGGGGGATACCCTGATAAGCTCTGTCTcaagccaaaatgtatgcatcaTTGTTGTTAGTGGGGTTCCAACGAACTCGTTGGCGTTATCTCTTTGAAGAATTTTTGGCGCCCCTATGAGAGTAAATATATCATAGAGATGGTGTGAAACTTCAGAGGTTTGCTTTGAATGCAAAGCCTTTAATACGCTAAATTTTGTAAAATGATCTTGATAATGTAATATGAAGCAGTAATTATCTGTGGTCTTGCAAGATCGTATGTCTATTAAATCCACTTCCCCCTTTCGTTGTAGCCACTACTCGTGATTGGTCTTACtactctcttatttttcttgatcGACCTCTTCTCCTCGCATGTTACACAATAGGATAAAAACAGGGCAACTTGTTCCCGGGTCACGTTGGCAACGGTCTTTTTAATCTAACAATAAGTTATTTTTTGTCCTCCGTGGCAGACATTGACGTAGGCGTCGTAAATAACATCAAACATCTCTGTTTCAGatatatatatcgtatataTGGGTCTATGGAATTTTTCCTGATAAGAATCTCTTTATCTTCCACAATTCTTGCAACGTCGTACCTATTTAACACAGCATAATCAGGAGGATACTTTTATCTGTCACCCTTCTTTGCCGCGATGACGCGtcttatataatgttttaacttccttgaagtgaaaaagaaacaccCGTTGGaataaataacattataaaactTTTTCCGCTGAGAGTCTCTTCGATCCATTACAGTATTAATAAGATCGGTCGGTGTTTAAACCAACTGAAATCCGCacgcacttaaaaaaaacagcaacagcgcacacaacagcagcagcagcggcagtagcGGCAGtgcacacaacagcagcagcggcggcaccCAACTATCTGCTCCAACTAACGCCCTTTTTTATACACCCCGAACGCCCCAGACAAACACACGCATGCGCACACCCCACCAACCCTCTAAAATTGGCCATTAACGTTACTGGTTGTCCACTAACGTTAATGGGCAAGTTAT is a genomic window containing:
- the LOC135088908 gene encoding putative uncharacterized protein DDB_G0294196, with the translated sequence MNRWVPGKKTERGVQQQQQQQQQQPSWDEQMGPREKDGDGVQQQQQQQQHHGMNRWDPRKKTETWYKSSSSNHHGMNRWGPGKKTETGYNSSSNHHGMNRWGPGKKTEREYISSSKRRRGNRRGRSAAVIQ